The Geoalkalibacter subterraneus genome contains the following window.
CCAACGCGACCTGGTCGACGCGCTTAAAGATCCGGTTGAAGCCGCGGCTTATCTTAACGCTGCAATTGAAGATGGAGATCGTGCCGTATTTTTGCTGGCGCTACGCAATGTGGCCGAAGCCAGCGGTGGTATGAGTGCTTTAGCGGAAAAAGCACAACTTAGTCGCGAAAGCCTCTATCGCACACTGTCAGCACGTGGAAACCCCGAAATCAAAAGTTTAAACGCAATTCTTCATGCCATGGGGTTGCGGCTCGCAGTTGAACCAGAAAATCGGGAAACCTCGGCTGCCTGAAATCTCGGTTTTGCTTTCGATTGGATCAGGAGGGAGGTCCGACCCTATTTTGCCACCGCTGAATGAAGTTTTTTTTGCAGGAGGAAGACAGATCAAATCGTTTCTTTTTTTTCTTCTCGCGGCCGCCACTGTTCTTTGCTTTTCCGGATGCAGCAAGGAGACGATCGGGGGAACTGCGGTTGGCGCCGGCGCTGCCGGCGCTGCGTACGAATACCAGAACAAACAAGCACTTGATGACCTGGAGGATGATTATGAGGGGGGTCAGATTGACAAAGAGGAATACTTGCGAAGAAAGGACGAAATTGAGGATAAATCGGCCATCTATTGATTGATTTTCCAACGCATTTCTTGTACCCCCTCGGGTCGAATCTTCCCATGTAGCTGACGCCAAATTTCATTTTTTGAAAAACTAAAGACGAGCCACTTGGATTGATATAAGCAACTCATCTTTATTCTTTCAGCGGAGATAACCAATAAGGATTGATACGACCCGAAGGCGTCGTCTCAATCCATTGTTCAAGAAGCCCGAGTTTGGGCACGATCTTTCAATATAGGGGATTGGTTTTCAGGTGGGGGGGGGCGATGGCCCGGGTGGGGGAGAAATGAACCTGCCAATGGGGCCTTGCGAGCCCCTTGACGGCGCCAAGAGGGCAAATGCTAGTAAAAATACCCTCGGATTTCCTGCCAAGTTACCTCATTTTTAGCACGTTGGGCGCACCGGTGCCTTCCTGCTCAGAAAGAGGTTCTGGGCAGACCATTGAGGGCCCGACATGGGGTTTTGGAGAGGTGCAGGGTGTTTCTACCCCGTCCGCGCCCGCTTCTCAGGTTTGCGTTTCGGTGGCAAGATCAGACGGTACCCCTCAAGTTCTTTCCCACACTGCCGACAGCTTAACGGCGGTTGTGGTTCCGGCATCACCTTCGGTACCGTGACGGCAAAGCCGTGGGCAATCTGAATGCGGGCGCGAACCTCCGCAAGAGGCATGCGGCATCCAGGGCTCAAGAAACCGTAGTAGCGCACCTTCATAAAGCCCCAGGGCAGCACATGTTGCAGGAACAGTCGGAGGAACTCCAGGGCGGACACTTCGCGGGTGCGTGGTCGACTGCTCCCCTTCTTCTTGTAGCTGAAGGTGACCCGGCCCTTTTCCACCGAAACGATGCGACTGCTGGAGATCGCCACACGAAAGACGTAGGGCGCCAGATACTTCAGCGAACCTTCGGCGTCGCCGACGGCCTGGCAGTTGACGTTCCAGTCGGTTTTCCATACGCTGCTGGGGATCTCGCCGAGCCGACCGGCCTTCTTGATGCGCTCGCGGAACTTGGCGCGAACGATGAGTGAGAGGGCCTGAACCGGCAGGTAGAACTCGTTGCGCGATGGCATCCATTGCCCGGTGCCCGAAGCGATAGCCCCGCCGGTCACCACATAGTGGATGTGCGGGTGATACTGTAGTTGGCGGCCCCAGGTATGCAGCACGCCGAAGAACCCCGGCAGGTCGCCCCCGATGAAGCGGGAATCCTTGGCCAACCGCTTCATCGCCTCCGAAGAGGCAGCGAACAGCGCTGAGTAGGCCAGCCGCTGGTTGCTGCGCATAAAGGGACGCAACGGCTCGGGGACGGTGAAGGTCAGCATAAAATGCGCCCCCGGCATCTGGCGTTCCAGCTGCCGTTCGAGCCACTGGCGGCCCTTGCGATACTGGCAGATCGGGCAGTGACGGTTGCCGCAGCCCAGATGGAGCACGTGGTCCTCGCCGCAGTGCTCGCAACGGTAAATGGTGGTGCCGCTCTCAGGAGTCCGGCAGCGTAAGATCGCTTCGATCACCTTCCGGTGCTGGGGCGGGACCTTGGCACCGTGTTGCTGAAGATATTCGGGGCCGTAGCTGCGGAAGATCGCTGTCAGCTTATCCATGGAAGAGGCCCTCCATGAGAGTGTTGATCAGCGCGCAGGCATCCTCGTTCCCCTTCTGGGTCAGGTGCAGGTAAATCAGGGTGGTGTCGAGGGAAGAATGGCCAAGATACTTTTGGATGACGCGGATGTTGACGCCCTCCTCAAGCAGATGGGTCGCGTAAGAGTGGCGCAGGGTGTGGATCTTGACCTCTTTTTTATGGATGCCCGCCTCGCGCACGGCGTTCTTCATGGCCCCCTGAACGCTGCTGACAGCCATGGGGGATTGAGATTTATGAGCATTCTTGCCGTTGCGCCCCAGGGCCGGGAAGAGCAGGCGCGGATGACGGTGAGTCGCCCAGTATTTGCGCAACAGCTTGTAGGTGCTCATCGGTAGCGGCACATAGCGGTCCTTGGCCCCCTTGCCGCGATAAACATGAATCATCATGCGCTGCTTGTCGATGTCGGAGACTTCTAGATGCAGGGCCTCCTGCAGACGCAGGCCGCAGGAGTAGACGGTGGTGAGAAAGACGCGGTTGTGAAAGGCATAGACGCAGGCCAGAACGCGCTGCACCTCCTCGCAGCTGAGTACAGTCGGCAGGCGTCGCTCCTTCTGGACATGCAGGTATTCAAAGGTGCGCCATGAGCGATCGAGGACGTTGGTAAAAAAGAAGCGGATCCCGGCATGGCAGATGCGCATGGTGCCGGGAGACCACTCGTCGATATTGATGCGATGGAGGAAGTAGTCCTGCAGTTCGGTCTCGGTGATGGCATCGGGAGTTTTCTCGTAAAACTCCACCAATTTGCGCACCGAGCGGGTGTACATCTGCTGAGTTTTGTCGCCTTTGCCGGATAGCTGTAGGGCCCGCATCGATTGTTCGTACCAGTCGGTCATCATAATGGTTCTCCTTTCCACAGTTGAGGTTTCGCCGCGGAAGACGGCTTGTGGATATGAAAAGCAGATGATCGACTGGTACGGAAGTATTTTTTAGGAAAAATGAGACGGTAGGAGGGGGAGAGCAGGCGAGAAGGTGTTGATTTTAGGAACTTCTGCCGCGAAGCGGCTTACTTGAACAAACACAAAAAAGGGAGCATCGCTGCAGCGATACTCCTTTTTTGAAGTCATTTCAAGAAGGTCCGCTCTTGAACTAGGAATTCTTACGGTGATTGCGCCGGCCTGCGAACCAGACACCCAGAGAGCCGATGCCAAACAGCAACAAAGTAGAGGGCTCCGGTACGACGGTTGCTGATACATCACCCTCCATGTTGACATACAAACCAGTTGGATTGTTGCTGCTTCCTGTATTGTTGACCAGGAACGTCAAAGTGTTCACGCTGGGCAGAAAGCCAAAATCAAGGACGAAAGAATCCAGAAACACAAACCCTCTTTCCGGCTTGGTTATCCCGGTTGCATTTCCGTTCAGCAGAATCGACGCACTGTTGTCTGTGGCCCACTGCCCTGAAATTATGGCAGTTGAAGGGTCAAAACCAGTAAGATCAAATGTAAGCTGATAAGCGTAATTGCCAGGGGAAAAGGTTGCTGTCCCGGCAGGATTTTGCTCGCTGGATGGGTTGATCCATTGTGCGAAATCATCTGTATTGTCTGCCCAGGCGGAATGGGGGGTGATGGCACGAGGGGTGAGCGTACCATCATCGAACATAAGGGAGTAGTGAGAATCGGCAGTTCCAATCGCCAGAAGGTTGCCGCTGTCATCTACACCGGTACTGTACAGGCCGGAAATGGGGACTGCCGCCGCATGTACCGCAGCGAAAAGAACGAAAGCCAAAGCGGTCGCAATTCTAAAGAACATAAAAAAACTCCTGTGTTCCTGTGTTTAAAACAGTGAATAAAAATGTCTGCCCAAAAATAAGCAAATTATGTTCCTACTTATAATTGCCTGAAAAATAGACAGAAATTTTAAAAAGGAAAAAATCACAGGAGTCTTTTGTGTAAAATTTTTCGACAAAATGCAATGTTTTTCGACAGTATTTCGGCGGGACTTGAATGCTCATGGATCCGACAGGCGTTCATTGATTCTGGTCACCAACTCCGGGCTGAGGGTGATAAACTTCAAGCCCACCCAGGGCATGCAGAAATCGTTGCCCCACGGCCGCGACCAGCGTACTTCAGTCCTGATCGGCTCGTGCGGTTCAATATTTTTTGCGAGCGCATCATTTATTGTGTCCCGCAGCGCCACCAACCCTTTAAATCTTCCCCACAGGCGCCAGGTAAACGGTGAATTCCTCTTCCCCGTCAATGTCGAGCAGCGCATCCATCAGATCCTGGTTGTACGCCGCAATGGCGCAGGTGCCGGCGTTGATGGCTTCGCAGGCGAGGTAGAGGTTCTGGCAGACGTGACCGGCATCGAGGGCGATGACTTTGTAGGAGGCTTCGGCGTAGCGCCATTCCATTGTGCATGTCGGGTCGGACCAACCCAACTATTTGAAAATAAATCGAAAATCTGTTGTGTGGCGCACTGTTTAGGGCCTTAGACGGTCCATTTTGACCATAAAAGGAGATGTTTAAGGGAGAAGAGGGCTATGCCGAGTGTATGCCGTGTGCCCACATTAAGGCCTCTTGCGGCTTTTTCTCTGGAGTCAATTGTTGTAAAAAAAAACAAGAATTTGCGCATGTCCGTTCCGTTAATGGACCTCCCCGAAGAGGCAAAAGGCGAGCCGCTTAGTTTGAACCAGGCGGCTCGTCTTTTCCCGTCATTGTAAATCGCCAGCCCTCTGTTATCAATTAGGTATCGAAAACTTCAAGGGCAAAGGAGGCGTTATGCTGGGTTGGTCAGTTACCTTTTTCGTTATCGCCATTATCGCTGGGGTTTTCGGCTTCACTGGGATTGCGGCGGCCACCGCGGAGATTGCAAAAATTCTCTTTTTCATTTTTTTGGTTCTTTTTGTTCTCTCCCTGATCTTTGGCGGACTCCGCAAGCCAAGGGTGTAATCTGACCTGAGACGGATGAGCGATCGCACGCACGTTTTGGCCATCAGGGTGATTCAGAAGAGGTTGGTAATTGAGGATGGAACAAAAAGTTACATAAGTTACCAGCGTCCCCGCTGCCCCCCAAAAAGTTACATAAGTTACCAGCGTCCCCGCTGCCCCCAGGTGATGCGCGAGGAACTGAATCAGGACATTGACCCGCCCTGAACTCAGAAGCTTTCCCCCATGGTACTGCTACTTGCTGTGTCGGGCTGCGTTGATTCCGGCCAGATAACCGCTCGACCAGCAGATCTGCAGATTGAACCCGCCGGTCGGACCGTCGAGGTCGATCATCTCGCCGGCAAAGTAAAGATTGCGGATTTTTTTCGATTGCATGCTGCGCATGTCGATGTCTTTGAGCGAAACGCCGCCCTCGGTAATGATCGCCCGTTTGAAGCCACCGCATCCTGTGACGTTGAGTTCCAGTTGTTTGAACAGATTCAGCAGCTTGAGTCTTTCCTGGCGTGTGACTGAATGGCACTTCTGGGTGGGATCAATGCCCGAGAGACGAATGAATACGGGGATCATGTCACGGGGCAGCAGCCCCGCGAGGGAATTGCCGAAATCGCGGTTGTTGTTTTTTTCAAGTTCCCGTTGAAGGCGGCGGTCGAAGGTTTCTGTATCGACCGCCGGTTTAAGATCGAGCTGCAGTGTGATTTTCCCTGACTTGAGCGCCTTGCGGATTGCGCTGCTCATATCCAGGATGATTGGGCCGCTGATGCCGTTGCGGGTAAAAAACGCCTCGCCGAACCGCTGATCGATTTTCTTCCCGTCGAGCAGCACTGAAATCTGCACATGTCGCAGGTTGAAGTCACAGAGTTCGCCGGTCCAGTTTTCGGCCAGCTTGACTGAAACCAGCGAGGCTTCAGGTTTGACAAGATGATGCCCGGTCTGGTCGGCCCAGCGGTAGCCGTCTCCCGTGCAGCCGGTCTCCCGGTAAGACAGGCCGCCTGTTGCGAGGATGAGGCTTTCGGCCTCAAAGAGACCTCTGGATGTGGATATGCGACTGATCTGGTCATTGCTCAGCTTCAGCTCATTGACCTGGCAGTCGGTCAGAACCGTGACGCCGGCCTCTGT
Protein-coding sequences here:
- a CDS encoding site-specific integrase, whose amino-acid sequence is MMTDWYEQSMRALQLSGKGDKTQQMYTRSVRKLVEFYEKTPDAITETELQDYFLHRINIDEWSPGTMRICHAGIRFFFTNVLDRSWRTFEYLHVQKERRLPTVLSCEEVQRVLACVYAFHNRVFLTTVYSCGLRLQEALHLEVSDIDKQRMMIHVYRGKGAKDRYVPLPMSTYKLLRKYWATHRHPRLLFPALGRNGKNAHKSQSPMAVSSVQGAMKNAVREAGIHKKEVKIHTLRHSYATHLLEEGVNIRVIQKYLGHSSLDTTLIYLHLTQKGNEDACALINTLMEGLFHG
- a CDS encoding PEP-CTERM sorting domain-containing protein codes for the protein MFFRIATALAFVLFAAVHAAAVPISGLYSTGVDDSGNLLAIGTADSHYSLMFDDGTLTPRAITPHSAWADNTDDFAQWINPSSEQNPAGTATFSPGNYAYQLTFDLTGFDPSTAIISGQWATDNSASILLNGNATGITKPERGFVFLDSFVLDFGFLPSVNTLTFLVNNTGSSNNPTGLYVNMEGDVSATVVPEPSTLLLFGIGSLGVWFAGRRNHRKNS
- a CDS encoding addiction module antidote protein codes for the protein MIKTTAYQRDLVDALKDPVEAAAYLNAAIEDGDRAVFLLALRNVAEASGGMSALAEKAQLSRESLYRTLSARGNPEIKSLNAILHAMGLRLAVEPENRETSAA
- a CDS encoding NAD(P)/FAD-dependent oxidoreductase, giving the protein MHTYDVIVVGGGPAGMFAAGFAALEGASVLLLEKNKRCGAKLLITGKGRCNVTCSEENPRKFIEHLNPDGRPFLTALFAFGPSDVVDFFEQRGLSMAVERGGRVFPEKGGAAEVLALLERFITEAGVTVLTDCQVNELKLSNDQISRISTSRGLFEAESLILATGGLSYRETGCTGDGYRWADQTGHHLVKPEASLVSVKLAENWTGELCDFNLRHVQISVLLDGKKIDQRFGEAFFTRNGISGPIILDMSSAIRKALKSGKITLQLDLKPAVDTETFDRRLQRELEKNNNRDFGNSLAGLLPRDMIPVFIRLSGIDPTQKCHSVTRQERLKLLNLFKQLELNVTGCGGFKRAIITEGGVSLKDIDMRSMQSKKIRNLYFAGEMIDLDGPTGGFNLQICWSSGYLAGINAARHSK
- a CDS encoding DUF1328 domain-containing protein; translation: MLGWSVTFFVIAIIAGVFGFTGIAAATAEIAKILFFIFLVLFVLSLIFGGLRKPRV
- a CDS encoding IS91 family transposase, with product MDKLTAIFRSYGPEYLQQHGAKVPPQHRKVIEAILRCRTPESGTTIYRCEHCGEDHVLHLGCGNRHCPICQYRKGRQWLERQLERQMPGAHFMLTFTVPEPLRPFMRSNQRLAYSALFAASSEAMKRLAKDSRFIGGDLPGFFGVLHTWGRQLQYHPHIHYVVTGGAIASGTGQWMPSRNEFYLPVQALSLIVRAKFRERIKKAGRLGEIPSSVWKTDWNVNCQAVGDAEGSLKYLAPYVFRVAISSSRIVSVEKGRVTFSYKKKGSSRPRTREVSALEFLRLFLQHVLPWGFMKVRYYGFLSPGCRMPLAEVRARIQIAHGFAVTVPKVMPEPQPPLSCRQCGKELEGYRLILPPKRKPEKRARTG